A region of Flavobacterium album DNA encodes the following proteins:
- a CDS encoding acyloxyacyl hydrolase, with amino-acid sequence MRARYFCILLFSITLFAQESPDGKFSVDANYFYGNIVPHRKSIQHLITAHPVGIIIGFNRKTFGDEKWQARYNYPDYGLSFHYQNMRNETLGDMYGFYGHYNFYFLQRLLMLRVGQGIAYNTNPYDKETNFRNNAYGQHLMPSTYFMLNFNKANIWEGLGVQAGMVFIHHSNASMKSPNTSTNTFAVNVGLNYSFGRGEERRYVPETDTIKFSEPIKFNFTFKGGLNQSDVIGSKQYPYYAFSGYIDKRWSCKSAFQLGADVFWPKYLKEFIHYKSVAYPEEHVDGNTDYKKVGVFVGHELFINSLSVEAQVGFYVYEPFNSTGRLYQRIGAKYYFTDEIFSTIGLKTHAAKAEVMEVGIGIRL; translated from the coding sequence ATGCGCGCACGGTATTTTTGCATTCTGTTATTTTCAATAACGCTGTTTGCACAGGAATCCCCTGATGGCAAATTCAGTGTGGATGCCAATTATTTTTATGGCAATATTGTGCCGCACCGCAAATCGATACAGCACCTGATAACCGCACATCCGGTAGGCATCATCATTGGCTTTAACCGTAAGACCTTTGGCGATGAGAAATGGCAGGCGCGCTATAACTACCCGGATTACGGCCTTTCCTTCCATTACCAAAATATGCGCAATGAGACCCTGGGCGACATGTATGGGTTTTACGGCCATTATAACTTCTATTTCCTGCAAAGGCTCCTGATGCTGCGCGTGGGACAGGGCATTGCCTATAACACCAACCCTTATGATAAGGAAACGAATTTTCGCAATAATGCCTACGGCCAGCACCTGATGCCGTCTACCTATTTTATGCTGAATTTCAATAAGGCCAATATTTGGGAAGGACTGGGTGTGCAGGCAGGGATGGTTTTCATCCACCATTCCAACGCGAGCATGAAGTCTCCCAACACCAGCACGAATACCTTTGCCGTGAACGTAGGGTTGAACTATAGTTTCGGCCGTGGCGAAGAGCGCAGGTATGTCCCCGAGACGGATACTATTAAATTCAGTGAGCCTATAAAGTTTAATTTTACCTTTAAAGGCGGGCTTAACCAGAGCGATGTTATTGGCAGCAAACAGTATCCGTATTATGCATTTTCGGGTTATATAGATAAGCGATGGAGCTGCAAGAGTGCTTTCCAGTTGGGTGCTGACGTTTTCTGGCCCAAATACCTGAAGGAGTTCATCCATTACAAATCGGTGGCCTACCCGGAAGAACATGTGGACGGCAATACCGATTATAAGAAAGTAGGCGTGTTTGTAGGTCACGAGCTGTTCATCAACAGCCTTTCGGTCGAGGCGCAGGTGGGCTTTTATGTGTACGAACCTTTTAATTCAACGGGCAGGCTGTACCAGCGCATAGGTGCTAAATATTACTTTACAGATGAGATTTTCAGTACGATAGGTTTAAAGACACATGCCGCAAAAGCAGAAGTAATGGAAGTCGGGATCGGGATAAGGCTATAG